CGCCAGCCTGCGCGCCGGCCGGCTGGCGCTGCGCCGGCAGCCGCAGGATCCGCGGGAGATCGGCAGGGAGGCGGTCGAGACGTTCGAGTCGCAGGCCCAGGAGAAGGGGATCCAGCTGGGGGTCGTGGCGGCCGACGACGTCCCGCTCGTCACGTGTGATCGCGATCGGGTGCTCCAGGTGCTCACCAACCTCCTGAGCAACGCGCTCCAGGTGACGGGCGCCCAGGGGGCGATCACGCTGCGGTGCGAGCGCGGGGAGGAGCATGTCGTCTTCTCGGTGGCCGACACGGGGCCGGGGATCCCGGAGGACGAGCTGCCCCACCTCTTCGAGCGGTTCTGGCGCGGCCAGCGGAACGGCTACAAGGGCACCGGGCTCGGGCTGGCCATCGCGCGGGAGCTCGTGGCGGCGCACGGGGGGACGATCCACGTGGAGAGCCGCGTGGGGGTGGGGACGACCTTCAGGTTCACGATCCCCGTCATGGACGAGGGGTGAGCCGGGGGCGGCGGGCAGACAGGGCAGCGCCCGCAGGGGAGGAGTGGACGATCGAGCGCGCCGGTCCCAGGAGTCCTCGGGAAGGAGGAGACATGGGAGTCGACAAGACGCACGATCCGCCGGGCGCCCCGCGCCCCGGGCACGCGGTCAGCGAGGAGAAGCGGCCTCTTCCGCAGGCGGATGTCCCGGGCGTCCGCGGGCCGATCACGCCGTCTGGCGAGCTCGAGGACACTCCCCCCGATGAGGTCGACAGCTGGGGCAGCGAAGGCGGCGCCGGCTCGTACGCGGGGGGGCCGATCATCTCGACTACGAAGATCTCCGCGCCGAGGCCGCCCCGCGCGTCGGGGTAGCGGGGAAGCATCGCTGAGCCGCCCGGCCGGCGGGCGCGACACCAGGGCGATCGGTGAGCGCTGCAGACAGCGAGAAGAGACCGAGTCGACCACGGATATTTTCAGACGACAACCGCGCCACCTCACGGCAGCTGCGCGGACCTGGGCGCGCACCGCTGCATGTAGGCCGGCTCGGGGCAGCCGTCGTGCGTCAGGATCTCGCCGTCCAGGCACTTCACGAGCGCCGCCCGGATGTCGAGGCACCTCCCCCGCCCCGCCGCCACACATCGGTGCTCCGTGGTGGTCCCGTTGGCGCAGCCGTCGAGCTGCCCCTCGGGGCACTCGAGGAGCGGCCCAGTCGAACAGTCGTTCTCCCGCCGCTCGCCGGCCGCCGTCGACGTCCCCTGGGTCGCCGGCTGCTGGCTGGAGCAAGCCGCGCTCGAGACGAGCGCGAGCCCCGTGAAAACGAGCCCCGTGAAGAAGAGGCTCAGGCCCCGACGGGGCGAGTGGCTGCGCGTGTTCATACCGTCGTTCTCCGTGGATGAAGCCCGGCCGCGGAGCCCCGAAGGCGGGCCGCCGCCCGAGCGGCCGGCAGCCTACTCCACTCCACGGAACGACAGGGGCCCCGCGCGCGCCCGCCTCGTCCCGCAGGCGCGGCCCTGGTCAATACGCGATGCCCCTTGTCAAAACGCGCCGCCGCCGTGCGCGAGCAGCGACCAGCTGTCGCCGCCCGTCCGGTTCGTCACGCCGCCGATGGTCAGATCGTCGAAGAACGCAGGGCGGAAGTTGAACCGGGCGCCCACCTTGACGTTGCGCGTGACGAGCCGCTCCACGCCCGCGGTGAGCGGCACCGACACCGCGAACGGGTCGCCGCCGCGGCCCGCCCAGCCCACGTAGCCAACGCCCGCGACAACGAACGGCTGCACGATCGCCTCGTCAGCGCGCAGGATGTTGTAACGCAGGCCCGCGTCGAGCGCGGTCATCACCAGCGATTTCCCCGCGATCGTTCGCTGGTTCACCGAGCCGGTGTAGTTGCCCTCGACGGCCACGCGCGGCGACATGGTCCCGGTCACCCGCACGTTCCAGCTCGGCCCGATGCCCGCGGCGCCGCCCACGTAGCCCAGCATGCCAAAGCCGCCCTCGACCGCGAGGGTCGGCTCGGGGATGCGCCGGATGAGCGGTTGATCCGCCGGAGGGATGTTGCCTGTCGGCCGGACGTGCTGATCCCGGCCCGCCGCGCCCTGCGCCTCCGCCGCGCCGGCGAGCGCCATCATTCCGGCGGCGGTCATGGCAGCCGCCGCGAGTCGTCGCGTGCTCATTGCAGTTGTCTCCGGTTGGCTCGTTCCGTCTTCGACGACCGCCTCGTGCACACCCCAGGCCACACGTGGCTGTGCAGCGCAGGTCCGGCGGGCTGCGCCCTGCGCCGCACCGGCGGCCGCGACCGAAACCACGGCGCCGCTCGCACGTAGCTCGGACATGGAACCCATGGAACCGAGGCGCCGAGCGGGCAGGCGAGCCAGGGCGATGACCCCGATCTCCCTTCCCGGGCGCCGGCCTTCCTGTTCAAGTGGAGACCGCCGCGCGCCCTCGCGCGCGGGCGCGCAACAACTCGAGAGATGCAGGAGGCGAGCGTGAAGACGATCCGGACAAGGACCTTGCTCCTCCTCGCGCTCGCGGCCGCCGGCCTGGGCGCGGCCGCGTGCCAGGGGGAGCAGCCGAGCCTCGCGCCCGCCGCGACAGAGCTCAAGGCGCCGGAGCCGAAGGCGCCCGCCGCGGCGGCCTTCGCGATCGACCGCGCGGGCAGCAAGGTCGAGCTCGTGATGGATGCGCCGCAGGAGAAGATCCGCGGGCGGATCGCGGGCGCCGCCGCGGGGACGCTCCAGGTCGACCCCGCCGACATCACGAGGACGACGGGCCTCATCACGGTCGACCTCTCCACGATCGAGCTCTTCCAGACCGCCGTGGGCGACGACGGCAAGCCCGGCGAGGAGAAGAAGAGCGACCTGCAGAACCAGCACGCGCGCACCTGGCTCGAGATCTCGAAGGACACGCCCGACGACGTCCGGGCGAAGAACGAGAAGGCCCAGTTCGCGATCCGGTCGATCTCGACCTCCGGCGAGAAGGACCTGTCGAAGCTGTCCGGCGCGGAGCGGACGGTGACCGTCACGGCGTCGGGCGACCTGCTGCTGCACCAGCGGCAGTCCCCGAGGACCGTGGAGCTCATCGCCACGTTCAGGTACGAGGGCGACAAGCCCGCCAGCGTCACCGTGAAGACGGCGAAGCCGTTCCCGGTGGGGCTCGCCGAGCACGACGTCCGCCCGCGCGAGGCGTTCGGCAAGCTCGCCCAGAAGACGCTCGAGGTGCTCTCGCCCAAGGTCGCCAAGGAGGCGTTGGTGACGCTCGAGCTGACCGCGACCGCCGGCGCGGCCCCCGCGGCGCCGGCGGCAGCGGACGGCGGCGCGCGGTGAGCGCGGCGCGCCGCCCGCGAGTGAGCCGTTGCGGCGACGCAGCGGCTCTGAGATGACACGGCGGTCCGGAAGCCGCCGGGAGCCGGATCACGCCTGTGCCCGCCGGAGGGCGCAGGCCCGTCGAGACGACAACGGTGGGCGCAGGCCCGTCGAGACGAGAACCAGAGGAGCCACACGATGCTGTCGAAGAAGAGCATTTACGAGACCCTCGCCGCGTTGAGCGCCGGCGCCATGGTGATGAGCGGCTGCGCCGGCGCGCAGGCGCCGGTCAACGCGAGCGAGGTCCCCGCAGAGCAGACCGCCCCCGCCGCCCCGGCCGAGCCCGCGTCGGCGCCCGCGCCGACCGAGGCCGCCTCCGGCGACGCCGCCGCGGGCGCGAACGTCCCCGCCGCCCCGGCCGAGCCCGCGCCGCCGAGCGACGCGCAGTCCGCCGCGACCTCGCCGAAGGTCGCCCCGACGGCCACCCCGGCGGCCACGGCCGCGCCGCCCACGCCGCCCACCGCCGCCCAGGCCAAGCCCGGCGCCAAGAAGACGGGCGCCGCCGGGAAGAAGCCCGGCCACGCGGGCTGCGGCCAGGGCACCTGCGGCTGATCGCGGCCCCCCGCGCCCTCCCCGTACCTCCATGACCGGCAGCGCGCTCACCGGCGTCGGCCTCGGGCTCCGATGGGAGTTCCTCGACGAGGTGCTCGCGGCGCTCGACGCGCCCGATCGCGGCGCGCGCGACGCGGCGCTGCCCGTCCCCTTCTTCGAGCTCTCCCCCGAGAACTACATGCGGCGCGGCGGCTACTTCCCCGCCGCGATCGGGCGCGTCCGGGAGCACCGCCCGATCCTGACGCACGGGCTCACCCTGTCCGTCGGCGGGCTCGATCCGCTCGACGCCGGCTACCTGCGCGCGCTCGGGGGGTTCCTCGAGCGGCTCGATCCCCCCTTCCACAGCGACCACCTCTGCTTCTCCGGGGTCGACGGCGCGTTCCTCCACGACCTCCTGCCGCTCCCGCACACGTCCGCGGCCGCCGCCCACGCCGCGGCCCGCATCCGCGAGGCGGAGGAGCGGCTCGAGCGCCCGATGGCGATCGAGAACATCACGTACTACCTGGTCCCGGGCCGCGCCTCGCTCGACGAGGCCGACTTCCTCGTCGAGGTGCTCGAGCGCGCCGGCTGCCGGCTCCTCCTCGACGTGAACAACGTCTACGTCAACGCCCGGAACCACGGCTTCGACCCGATCGCGTTCCTGGAGAAGATCCCTCCCGAGCGCGTGGCCGCGATGCACGTCGCGGGGCACGAGTGGCGCAACGACGCGGAGGTCCTCGTCGACACGCACGGCGCGCCCGCCATCGCCCCGGTGCTCGACCTGCTCGCCCGCGCGGTCGCGCGGACCGGGCCGGTGCCGGTCGTGCTCGAGCGGGACAACGACGTGCCGCCGCTCGGCGCGCTGCTCGCCGAGCTCACCGAGGTCGAGGCGGCGTACCGGCGCGGGCTCGCCGCGCGGGAGGCGCGGGCGTGAGCGCAGCGCGCGAGGCGGGCGAGACGCGCGGGACGTGCGAGACGCGCGGGACGTGCGAGACGCGCGAGACGTCGAACGCGCCGCCGCCGGAGCTCGCGGCGCTGGAGCGAGCGCTCCAGCGGAGCGTGACCGCGCCGGACGGCGAAGCGATCACGGCCGATCCACGCGCGTGGCTCGCCCGCGCCGGGCTCGAGGGGCCGGACCTCGAGGCGATGGCCGCGCTCCCGCCGAAGCGGCTGCTGCTCTACCGGAGCCTCATCCGTCGCGGGCTGATGGGCGCGATCCGCGCCGGGATCCCCCGGACCGCGGCGCGGCTCGGCGAGCGGTTCGAGGCGGACGTGGCGCGCTTCATCGAGGGGGAGCCGCCCCGGTCGCGCTACCTCCGCGACGTCGCGTTCGAGTTCGTGGGCTTCGCGGCGCCGCGCTGGGCCGGGGATCCGGAGGTCCCCGCGTACCTCGCGGATCTCGCGCGCCACGAGCTGGCCGCCTTCGCGGCGGCGTGCGCCGAGCAGGACGAGGAGGTCGCCGCGGGCGGGGCGTCAGGGCCGCTCGGCGACGAGGCGCCGGGGACGCCGCGCCATGAGGCGCCGGGGCCCTTGGGCGAGGAGCTGTCGCTCGACCGGGGGGCGCGCTTCCAGCGGGCCGCGGCGCTCGTGCGCTACGAGCACGCGGTCCACAGGCTGCAAGGCGACGAGTCCGCGCGCGACGTGCCGGCGCGCGAGCCCACGCGCCTGCTCGTGTACCGCGACGCCGCGCACGACGTGCGCTTCCTCGAGCTCACGCCGCTCGCGGCCGAGATCCTGGGCCGCCTCCTCGCGGGCGCCGCGCTCGGAGACGCCGTGGTCGCGGGCTGCGCCGCGCTGGGACACCCGGTCGACGGGCCGGTGCTGGAGAGCACCGCGGCCCTGCTGAGCGACCTCGCCGAGCGCGGGGCGCTCCTCGGGCCTTCGCGATGATCGCCGGCGCGCAGACGGTGTATGCCGTCAGGACCGCCATGGACGAGCTCGCCCTGAACGAAGCGATGGACCGGTACGCGTGCGGCGACGCGCGCGCGTTTCCGGAGCTGCACCGCGCGCTCGCGGCGCGCCTCCTCGCGTACCTCACCCGCATGAGCGGCTCGGAGACGCTCGCGGGCGACCTGACGCAGGAGACGTTCCTGCGGATGCACCGGGCCCGATCGAGCTTCGCCCGCGGCGGCGCCGTCGCGCCGTGGGCCTACGCCATCGCGCGCAACGTCTACCTCGATCACGCGCGCGCCCAGAAGCACCGCGGCACCGAGCGCCTCCCGAGCGATCCCGGCGCGGAGCCGCCAGACGCGCGCGGCGCGGACGCGGAGGCGGTCGCGATCGCCTCCGAGACGGCGCGGGCGGTGGAGCGGACGCTGGCGAGCCTCCCGGCGTCGCAGCGCGACGCGTTCATCCTCCTGCGGTACGAAGGGCTGAGCGTGCAGGACGCCGCGGCGGTCCTGGGGACGACCACGAGCGCGGTGAAGCTCCGCGCGTTCCGCGCCTACGAGGCGCTGCGGGCGGCGCTCGAGGAGCTCAAGCGGCGGCCCGAGGCGGACCGCGGCGCGGGCAGGGGCGCGGAGGAGGGGAACGACGACCGGCCCGCGACAACGAGACCGGAGCGGAGCGGCCGCCGCGGCAAGGGGCAGGCAGGCGTGCGCGGAGGTGCCGATGGTGAATGAGAGCGACCTACTGAAAGGGATGGAGGAGATCCCCGATCCCGCGGCCCACCTCGCCGCCCGCCCGCCGCCCGCCGTGGCCAAGGCGCCGGCCGAGCCGTCGCTGACGCGCCCGACGCGTGAGCGCCGCTCCTGGAGCGCGCTCCTGGCCGGGCTCGGCTGGATCCTGCTCGTGAGCTGGTGGGAGGGCTTCCGCGACGACCTCCCCTCTCTCCGGGTCGCCGTCCCGCTCGCCGTCACGGCGGCGCTCTCCGGTCTCGGCCTGCTGCTCGCGCTAAGCCCGCGCGCCCGGGGCCTGCCGGCCGGTGTGAGGGCGATCCAAGCGCTCGTCGTCGCGGTGCCGGCCGGGTTCCTGGCCGCGGCCGTCGCGACGTCGCCCATGGCCGATCCGCCGGTGCCGCTGGCGACGCACCTCCGGTGCGTCGCCAGCGCCGTCGGCACGGCGGTCCTGCCGTTCACGCTGGCGGCGCTCGTGCTGCGCCGCTCGTTCCTGTCGGCGCCGGCGTGGCGTGGCGCCGCGATAGGAGCCCTGTGCGGCCTCGGGGTGGTGGTCGGCATCGGGACGCACTGCGACATCGACGATCTCCTCCACATCGCGTTCGCCCACGGCGTGCCCATCGCGGCCGGCGCGCTCCTCGGCGCCGCCGCCGGGGCGCTGCGCGGGCGAGCCTGAGGCGTCGCGCGGCGTCGCGCATCCTCCCCGGCCATCGCCGCGGGGCAGCGCGACCGCCGCGGACCTGCCGCCGCGCGCCGCGAAGAGGATCGCGCCGTGGCGCTTGCGCCGCGGCGCTGGCCAGGTCTAACGCAGGAGGCAGGAGAAACCAGGTCGATGCAGCGCGCGCTCCTCTTTCTGGCGGCAGGGCTGTGGCTCGGATGCGGCGGCTCCGGCGCCGGAGCCGCGAACGACGGCGCCACGACGGGCGTCAGCGCCGGCGGCGGTGGCGGCGCGAGCCAGGGCGACGGCGCGAGCGTCAGCAGCACGAGCGCCAGCAGCGCGAGCGGCGGCGGCGCGGGCGGCAGCGGTGGAGCGGGCGGCAGCGGCGCGGGGGGCGGCGGCTCGCAGGCCGAACGCTCGTTCGTGGTCTATGTCGGCAGTCACGAGGGGCTCTTCGTCTTCCGCCTGGACGACGCCGACGGCGCGCTCTCGGCCGTGCAGGGCCCGCTCGACGCCGAGATGAACCCGACTTTCCTCGCCGTCGACCCCGCGCACAAGCATCTCTTCGCGGCGAACGAGCTGAACGAGGTGGACGGGGAGCTGTCGGGCGCGGTGAGCGCGTTCCGGATCGATCCCCAGGGCGGGACGCTCGAGCTCGTCAACAGGGCCTCCTCGAAGGGCGCGGGCCCCGCCCACCTGTCCACGGATCGCTCCGGGCGCTTCGTCCTCGTCGCCAACTACGCCGGCGGGACGGCGGCGGTGCTCCCCGTGGGCCAGGACGGCGCGCTCGGCCAGGCGGCCTTCGACGTGTCCTTCGGCCGCCGGGCGAGGTCGCACCACGCCATGACCGATCCGGCAAACCGGTTTGCGTTCGTCACCAACCTCGGGCTCGACGAGATAACGCAGCTCACCTTCGACGCGGACACGGGCCAGATGGAGCCGAACGACCCGCCCGCCCTCTCGCTCCCCGCGGACACGACGCCTCGGCACCTCGAGTTTCACCCGAACGGCCGGTTCGCCTACGTGATCAACGAGTCTGCCGGCTCGATCACCACCCTGAGCTACGATCCGTCGCGCGGGACGTTCACGGCCCTGGCCACCGTCTCGACCTTGCCCGACGGCGCGAGCGCCGAGGAAAACGCCTCCGCCGAGGTCCAGGTGTCCCCGTCGGGCAAGTTCGTGTACGGGTCGAACCGCGGCCACGACAGCATCGCCATCTTCGCGGTCGATCCCGAGCGGGGCACGCTCACGCCCGCCGGCCATGCCTCGACGCAGGGCATGACGCCGCGCCATTTCCAGATCTCGCCGACAGGCAAGCTGATGCTCGTCGCGAACGAGGAGTCGGGGAACATCGTCGCGTTTCACGTGGACGAGGCGACGGGCGCCCTCGAGCCGACAGGCCGTGTCACCGAGGTCCCCGAGCCCACGTATGTCGGGATCGTGGCCTTGCCGGACAGGTGACCGCCGGGGCGCCCTCGCCCGCGCCCCGGTGACGTATCGCTCTATCGCCGAGAGGCGCCTCTGCTTCTTCTACTCACGCGCCGGGATGCGGAAGACGAATCCGCTCGTGCTCGGCGACGCGACGGGACCCGAGCCGACGTCGATGGAACCGTAGAAGGTGCCGGCGACCCAGAGCGTGCCGCCGGAGGTGAGCGCCATGCCTTCGGAGGAGCCGGCGCTCGACGGGTAACGGTGGAGCGCCGTGACCTCCGAGGACGCGCTCGCGCGCAGCGCGAACGGGGTGTAGTCGAAGGTGACGAGATCATCGTAGCGACCCGCCGCGTAGACGCCGCCCGCCATGTCGGGCGCGAGGCCGTACATCGTGCCGCTCGGCTCCGGCGTGATCACCCACTCGGCGGTCCCGCTCTCCGTGAGCTTCGCGACGAACGGCGCGCCCTCGAGGTCCGCGTCCACCGTCGTCCCGAGCACATCGCTCTCGCCGCTCACCGTGCCTGCGAGGAAGGTGCCCTCACCGACGGCGATCTCGTTGCCCATGTCGAACACCGGCCCGCCGAAGCGCCGCGCGAACCGGCCCTCCCCCGCGCTCGAGAAGCGGGCGATGAAGCCCATCATCGTCGAGCCGGCAGGCAGCGACAGCGCTGTGCCGTCGATGCTCAGCGCCCCGTCGGCGTAGCCCGTGATCGACACGTCGCCGCCCTCGTGGACGGCGATGCCGGCCACGGCGCTGCCGGCGCCGCCGGCGTTGTTGAACACCTTGGCCCAGGCGACGTCGCCGCCCGGCGTGAGCTTCAGGAGGAACGGGGACTCGCCATCCACCGCAAGGAGGCCATCGCCAAAGTCGATATCGTCGTCGACATAGCCACCCACGTACACATTGCCCGTGGCGTCGGTCGCGATCGCAAAGCAGCGATCCGCGGCCGTCGAGGCGAAGCGCTTCGCCCAGAGCACGTTGCCGTCGGCGTCGAGCTTGGCCACCATCGCGTCGGGATCTTCCGTCGCGCCGGACAGCGTCATGCCCCCGATCGTGACCTCGCCATAGAGCTCGCCCGCGATGAGCACATTGCCCGCTCGGTCGACGGTCACGGCCGTCGCCGAGGATTGCTGTGCCGTGACGATCGGCGCCGACCAGAGGAGATCGCCCTCGGGATCGAGGCGGATGAGGAACGCTCCCAGCTTGGTGATCGTCCGGTCGCCCAGCGTGATCTCGCCGAACCCCTCGCCGCTCACGTAGGCGCCGCCGTCGTCGGCTCCGGCGATCGCGATGTGAAACACCATGTTGGTCGTCTCCCCCGCCGGGTGGAGGAAGAGGGCGTCTGGCGCAGCGAGATCGACGCCGACGCCCGATCCTCCACCGGTCGCGTCGCCCCCGGCCCCCGCGCCGCCACCGCCGCCGGTACTGGCGGCCTCGCCGCCCGCGCCGCCGCCGCCGCCGCCGCTGCCCGCGGTCGCCGCGGCGGCCCCCCCGGCTCCGCCCCCTCCCGGGCCGGACGGATCGACGTCGTCACCACACGCCGCGCACAGGAGCCCCAGAGTCAACCAGGTCAAGATTCGCATCCACGCACCGTAGACGAGCGGAGCTCGCCCTCGGGCGTCATTCACGCTCCGGCGCTGGACAGAGCACGTTCGCCACGCCGGATACCGCTGAAGTTTATCAACGCGGATAGAACCAACAGGGACAGACGCGCGCCGGCGCTCTATCTCGGTCTGTTTCGAGGGTCTGAGCCTGTGTGCACGAGGATGCGCGGCGAGCGACGCGCCGCCGTGGATCACCGCCCGAAATGGCGCTTCGGCTCCTCCCCCGCCTTCCGCAGCACCACGATCTTCCCCGTCGGCGTCCCCACGGTCTTCACGAAGGCGGCCCGCTGTCGCTCGAGGACCCAGCTCGCCTCGGCGAGCTCCTCCTCGGCGCGCTGGCCCTTCACCAGCAGCACGATCCCGTTGGGCCGCACGAAGGGCACCGTCAGGGGGATCAGCATGACGAGGCGCCCCACCGCGCGCGCCGTCACCGCGTCGAACGCGCCGCGGAGATCGCCCTTGCCGAGCTGCTCGGCGCGCTCGGCGCGCACCGACACGTTGGTGAGCCCGAGGCCCGCGGCCACCGCGGCGAGGAACGAAGCCTTCTTCTGCGTCGCCTCCACCAGAGTCACCTTCAGATCGGGCCGAGCGATGGCGAGCGGAAGGCCGGGGAGGCCCCCGCCCGAGCCGATGTCGGCGAGGCGCGCCCCCGCGCTCAGCTCCTCCAGGAGGGGCACGAGCGTGAGCGAATCGAGGATGTGTTTCTCCCAGACCTCGACCGGATCCGTGATCGAGGTGAGGTTCATCAGCTCGTTCATCGCGAGCAAGCGCGCGAGGTAGTCGCCGAGCTTGGCGATCACCGCGGCGTCGAGGGTGACGCCGATCGCCGCGAGGCGCTCCGCGAAGCCCTCCGGAGGCGTGAGCGGAGCGGGAGCCGGCAGCGGGAGAGGAGCGCGTTCGTCAGGGGGCATGGAGGTCCGCACACCCTAGCAAGCTCCCGCCCGTGAAGCGCCGCAATCCTCGCGCTCGCCCTCCCCGCTCGCTCCGAGTCCGTCCTGATTTTTCTCCAGGATCACCGCGCAGAGCTCCAGGCCGATGCCCTCGCGATCCTCCTCGGTGATCGCCCCCGCCGGGTAGCCGGCCACGACGGCATCGCCCTTCTCCCGCGCCCCGGAGGCGGATCGCTACATCGCCGAGAGGCGCCTCTGCAGCTCTTCGGGAGAGACGTCCTCGATCCGGCTCGCGAAGGACCAGCGATGGCCGTACGGATCGCGGAGCCAGGCCGTCCGGTCTCCGAACGGCTTGTCCTGCGGCGGGCGATCGATGGTCGCGCCTGCCGCCGCGGCCTGCGCGACGAGCGCGTCGACGTCCTCCACGTAGACGACGACGGCCGGGCTGCTGCCTCCCAGCGTCTCGGGGCTGACGGCGCCGAGCTCGGGATACTCGTCCGACAGGAAGAACCGGGCGGGGCCGATGGACAGCTCGGCGTGCCCGATCCGCCCGTCGGGCATCGGAATGCGCGAGTCCTCGCGCGCGCCGAACGCGCGCTTGTAGAACTCGATGGCTTCCGCGGCGCTCCGCGCGCTCAGGTAGGGAAAGCACGTCTGACCTTCCGGGACGGGGTGGACCTTGCTCTTCGTCATCGTCGCGCTCCTTCGTGCTCGTGTCGGATGGTTGGCGCTCATCCTGGAGCATCGCGCCGACCGCGTATTGGACGAAATTTACCTGCGGGCCCGGCAGCGCGGGCTTGATCACGCGTAACACATCGGTTACACATCACGCCGATGGACGCCGTTGCCCAGGCGCTGGCGGATCCGATCCGGCGGGAGATCCTGCGGATGCTGCGCGATCGCACCGCCACGGCGGGCGCCATCGCCGGCGCGTTTCCGGTCAGCCGCCCGGCGGTCAGCCGACACCTGCGCGTGCTGCGCGAGGCGGGCCTGGTGCGCGACGCCCAGTGCGGTCGCGAGCGCGAGTACCGCCTCGAGCTCGGTGCGCTGGCCGAGATCGAGGCGTTCCTGCGAGATCTGCACGCGGCGAGCCCGTGGCACCGCCGGTTCGACGCGCTCGAGACCGAGGTGCGCCGCGTCGGCCGGCAGCGGCGCATGGCGACCGCCCCCCCGTCCCGCGACGAAGCGAAACGAAG
The DNA window shown above is from Sorangium aterium and carries:
- a CDS encoding DUF692 domain-containing protein, yielding MTGSALTGVGLGLRWEFLDEVLAALDAPDRGARDAALPVPFFELSPENYMRRGGYFPAAIGRVREHRPILTHGLTLSVGGLDPLDAGYLRALGGFLERLDPPFHSDHLCFSGVDGAFLHDLLPLPHTSAAAAHAAARIREAEERLERPMAIENITYYLVPGRASLDEADFLVEVLERAGCRLLLDVNNVYVNARNHGFDPIAFLEKIPPERVAAMHVAGHEWRNDAEVLVDTHGAPAIAPVLDLLARAVARTGPVPVVLERDNDVPPLGALLAELTEVEAAYRRGLAAREARA
- a CDS encoding HvfC/BufC N-terminal domain-containing protein, whose protein sequence is MSAAREAGETRGTCETRGTCETRETSNAPPPELAALERALQRSVTAPDGEAITADPRAWLARAGLEGPDLEAMAALPPKRLLLYRSLIRRGLMGAIRAGIPRTAARLGERFEADVARFIEGEPPRSRYLRDVAFEFVGFAAPRWAGDPEVPAYLADLARHELAAFAAACAEQDEEVAAGGASGPLGDEAPGTPRHEAPGPLGEELSLDRGARFQRAAALVRYEHAVHRLQGDESARDVPAREPTRLLVYRDAAHDVRFLELTPLAAEILGRLLAGAALGDAVVAGCAALGHPVDGPVLESTAALLSDLAERGALLGPSR
- a CDS encoding RNA polymerase sigma factor, which produces MDELALNEAMDRYACGDARAFPELHRALAARLLAYLTRMSGSETLAGDLTQETFLRMHRARSSFARGGAVAPWAYAIARNVYLDHARAQKHRGTERLPSDPGAEPPDARGADAEAVAIASETARAVERTLASLPASQRDAFILLRYEGLSVQDAAAVLGTTTSAVKLRAFRAYEALRAALEELKRRPEADRGAGRGAEEGNDDRPATTRPERSGRRGKGQAGVRGGADGE
- a CDS encoding NrsF family protein → MVNESDLLKGMEEIPDPAAHLAARPPPAVAKAPAEPSLTRPTRERRSWSALLAGLGWILLVSWWEGFRDDLPSLRVAVPLAVTAALSGLGLLLALSPRARGLPAGVRAIQALVVAVPAGFLAAAVATSPMADPPVPLATHLRCVASAVGTAVLPFTLAALVLRRSFLSAPAWRGAAIGALCGLGVVVGIGTHCDIDDLLHIAFAHGVPIAAGALLGAAAGALRGRA
- a CDS encoding lactonase family protein, encoding MQRALLFLAAGLWLGCGGSGAGAANDGATTGVSAGGGGGASQGDGASVSSTSASSASGGGAGGSGGAGGSGAGGGGSQAERSFVVYVGSHEGLFVFRLDDADGALSAVQGPLDAEMNPTFLAVDPAHKHLFAANELNEVDGELSGAVSAFRIDPQGGTLELVNRASSKGAGPAHLSTDRSGRFVLVANYAGGTAAVLPVGQDGALGQAAFDVSFGRRARSHHAMTDPANRFAFVTNLGLDEITQLTFDADTGQMEPNDPPALSLPADTTPRHLEFHPNGRFAYVINESAGSITTLSYDPSRGTFTALATVSTLPDGASAEENASAEVQVSPSGKFVYGSNRGHDSIAIFAVDPERGTLTPAGHASTQGMTPRHFQISPTGKLMLVANEESGNIVAFHVDEATGALEPTGRVTEVPEPTYVGIVALPDR
- the rsmG gene encoding 16S rRNA (guanine(527)-N(7))-methyltransferase RsmG — encoded protein: MPPDERAPLPLPAPAPLTPPEGFAERLAAIGVTLDAAVIAKLGDYLARLLAMNELMNLTSITDPVEVWEKHILDSLTLVPLLEELSAGARLADIGSGGGLPGLPLAIARPDLKVTLVEATQKKASFLAAVAAGLGLTNVSVRAERAEQLGKGDLRGAFDAVTARAVGRLVMLIPLTVPFVRPNGIVLLVKGQRAEEELAEASWVLERQRAAFVKTVGTPTGKIVVLRKAGEEPKRHFGR
- a CDS encoding VOC family protein — protein: MTKSKVHPVPEGQTCFPYLSARSAAEAIEFYKRAFGAREDSRIPMPDGRIGHAELSIGPARFFLSDEYPELGAVSPETLGGSSPAVVVYVEDVDALVAQAAAAGATIDRPPQDKPFGDRTAWLRDPYGHRWSFASRIEDVSPEELQRRLSAM
- a CDS encoding ArsR/SmtB family transcription factor translates to MDAVAQALADPIRREILRMLRDRTATAGAIAGAFPVSRPAVSRHLRVLREAGLVRDAQCGREREYRLELGALAEIEAFLRDLHAASPWHRRFDALETEVRRVGRQRRMATAPPSRDEAKRRKETA